The DNA window tgtgtgttgtgtttaaagtgtgtaatgtgtgtgttgtgtttaaagtgtgtagtgtgtgtgttgtgtttaaagtgtgtagtgtgtgtgttgtgtttaaagtgtgtgtgttgtgtttacagttttttttggattgcttaagcACGATTTTCAAAACATGGCCcgtgttttcaaaacactacacacaattagcacaaccacacacacaattagcaaaacactacagatcccttgcataattaaacactcttgtaaaaactatacacttctgtttcaaaaccacactttgttaccatatgaaacacacacgtttcacattACTATACTCTGTTTGCACGAGTAGGCTAcatcaataaagtacaaatataatgtaaattcaccaaacactacacaagaccaaTGTTGCAGATTgaagaaactcatttatttgtcaacaagcccaaaatgttgacatgtactgtaagtttactgtaaaaaatacaaacaaaaaaaaacctagacaTTGTCTCTTCGCCTAGTTGGATCTGGCcagagaatttcatcaacatcGCAGGCAATGTTGTCATTAGCAGGACACCTTGGAAAGAAACGTCGTGAATGACGAATCCATCCTTGCAttgctgctacctccatctggtcACAGGCCTCCTCCATGGCTTGGATGAGGGGTACCTCAGCCTGGAGACTGAGATCATAGACCTTCCACCGCCATGCCGAGAAAAACTCTTCTATAGGGTTGAGGAATGGAGAGTATGGTGGAAGATATAGGACGGTGAAATGTGGATGTTGCTGAAACCAGTTGTTAACCAGAGCAGAGCGGTGGAAAGACACATTGTCCCAAACAACAATGTATTGCATATGATCGATTTGATTTGCTGCTGTTATCTTGTGCAATTGGTCCAagaatgtatgtatgagtgcTGTGTTTTAAAGGCCCATATGGACATGGCGGTGGAGGACTCCATTCTGTGTAATGGCTGCACAGAGTGTTATATTACCCCCACATTGCCCTGTGGCCAATGATGTTTCTTCCCCTCCTTCGTGTTCTCGCCAGGTTGAACCCAGCCTCATCTACGTATATGAACTCATGCTGGATCTCCTCTCCATTCATTCGTAAAACTCTCTGAAGAACAGGGTCATGCAAaattgtgtagtttagtgtagatCTAGTATacatattacagtacagtaaaagaTTATGAGACAGTATgcaagaacacaaaaaaaagtgaatacaTACCTCTGCAGAATCATGCCGCAGTCGTTTCACCCTTTCGGAATTGCGCTCGAAAGGCACTCGATGAATTTGCTTCATTtgaatatgtttattttgtagGATGCGTGCCAGTGTTGATGTTGAGACCTGATGGATATTGTTGAAACTGGTGTGGTTATTGACGATGTTAGCTTGGAGCTGATTGAGTATTATTGTTAGGCGAAGTGAGGGAGGCGGAAGCCGAGGCACCAGCAAAACAGAGTTTAATGAAAGAATACGCAGAgtatacacactggaaacagtaaacaataacggacgctggaatggagcaaatgtcgtgcttatataggccagtgaaatgaggagcaggtgtggtaatCAGTACGCTGGTGATGCGCTCCGCGCAGGCGGGGCgtgcacaggagaagaagctgGGTGCTCCCTGACACCACCCCCTCCCCCAGGGGTGGCACCGGACACCCTGACCCGGCGACGAGGCCGGCCCCTCGACCGGGGCGCCGGGCAGCGTGGATGTGAAGCATGGAACTCCACCAGCAGCGCCGGATCCAGCACGTCTCGCCGAGCCACCCATGACCGCTCCTCTGGCCCGTACCCctcccagtccaccaggtaCTCGAGGCGACCCCTGCGCCGCCTAGAATCCAGCACCTCCTTCACCACATAGATATCGGGCTTGTCCACGATCTCCGGTTGTGCGGGCGCCGCGGGGCCACCTGGGGGGCGAGACACAGGAGAGGCACAAGGTTTGAGCAAGGACACATGGAAGGTAGGGTGAATGCGGTACCTTGGCGGCAGTTCTAGCCGATAGGACACGTCGTTGAACTGGTCGGCGATTTTGAAGGGCCCAATGAACCGAGGGCTCAACTTGCGGCAGGGCAATCTCAGTTTCAGGTCCTTGGTAGATAGCCACACCAGGTCCCCGGGACGGAAGCGTAACGCTCAACGCAACTGGGTGTGTGCAGATTCCCACACCCTACTGCTCTCCCGGAACCATGAATCGACTGCAGGCACATTGCTAGGCTCGTCCGACCAAGGGAACAGGGGTGGTTggaaccccaacacacactggaAAGGGGTAAGTCCTGTAGTGTCCTGGCGGAGCGAGTTCTGGGCATACTCAGCCCATGGCAGAAACCGACACCACTCCTCTTGATCCTGGCTGCAGTAGGTCCTCAAATAACGGCTCAGTTCTTGGATCTTTTGCTCGGCCTGGCCATCAGCCCTCGGTCTGAGACGATTTCCTCGGGGAGTCCGAAGTTCCGGAAAACGTGATGGAACAGGGCTTCGGCTGTCTCGAGGGCGGTCGGCAGGCTCTTCATCGGGATGAAGCGGCAGGCCTTAGAAAATCGGTCTACCACCACCAGGATGCAGGTGTGGCCCTCTGACCGGGGCAAATCAGTCACAAAATCGAGTCCTAGGTGAGATCAGGGGCGCTGAGGGACAGGGAGCGGCATTAGCTTGCCCACGGGCAGGTGGCGTGGGACCTTGGAAATGGCGCAGGTGGGGCATTCCTGCACGTACCGTGTGATCTCCTCTGTCATGCAGGGCCACCAGTATCGAGCCTTGACGAGCTGGACCGTCCGTTTTCCACCCGGGTGGCCTGTGCCCGGTCCTTCATGGACCGATTTGATGAGATCGCATCGGCAGGAGGTCGGGATGAAGACACGTCCATCTGGGCATCCCGCAGGCGTGCCTCGTGGAGCGATGCCGTGCGAATCTCATGGTCGATCTCCCAAACGATGGGCCCCAGGATGAGCGTGGGAGGAAGGATGGGTTCCGGGTCACTGGGTCCCTCCGGCCCGTACATCCGGGATAGGGCATCGGCTTTGCCGTTGAGTGTACCGGCCCGATAGGTGATGTGGAACCGGAACCTGGTGAAAAAGAGGGCCCAGCGTGCCTGTCAGGGGTTAAGCCTCTGTGCCTCTCGTAGGTACTGGAGGTTCTTGTGATCGGTGACTACGGTGAATGGGTGATCGGCTCCCTCCAGCCAGTGTCTCCATTCGTCCAGGGCCAGCTTGATGGCCAGAAGCTCACGGTTGCCAATGTCATAGTTCTGTTCAGCTGCGGAGAGCTTGTGGGAGAAGAAGGCACACGGGTGGAGCTGAGCAGGGGTTACCGATCGCTGGGAAAGAGTAGCCCCCACTCCAGTAGAAGACGCGTTGACCTCGACCACGAAGGGCCTCCGGGGGTCTGGGTGACGCAGAACAGGAGCGCTACAGAAGCGTTGTCGAAGCTCGTGGAAAGCCTTCTGAGCCTCCCTGGTCCACCTCAGGGATCGGGCGTTACCCCGGAGGAGTGAAGTGAGGGGGGCGGTGATCCGGCTATAGCCCTGGATGAACCGGCGATAAAAATTCGCGAAACCCAGGAAACGCTGGAGCTCCTTGATCGATTCAGGGACGGGCCACTGTCTCACTGCCTTTACTTTTCCTTCGTCCATCTGTATCCCCTCTGCACTGATGATGTAGCCCAGGAAGAGAATAGTATGGTGGTGGAACTCGCACTTCGAGAGGTTCAGGTAGAGCCGGTGTGAGCGCAGTACCTCCAGGACGGCACGCACATGTCTCAAATGTTCCTCCCGATTTCGGGAGTAGATCAGGATGTCGTCTATGTAGACCATGGGATGTAGACCATGACGAACCTCTGGAGATAGGGCCGAAGTACCTCATTCATGAACCTCCACCCGGGTGGCGCCGATCATAGCCCCTTGGACTTGCGCCGGAAGCTGGGAGAGACAGTGCTCCTTACAGTAGGGACTCCACTCCAGTATGTCACAGGGATCCCAGGAGCACCTGGGCGCGTGCCTTTGTAACCATGGTCTCCCCAGGATCACGCTGACGGTGGAACACTCCAGGACCAGGAACCTGATCTCCTCCCGATGGAATAGCCCCACTTGGAGTGTCACCATCGGGGTGCAGTACTTCACCCACCCCTTTCACAGCGTGCGTCCCTGGATGGTGTGCACCTCTAAGTCCTGGGAGCTCCTCTCTCGGGGGAGGCGTAAGCGGTCGAGGCAGGCCTGGGAGATGAAGTTCCCCGCTGAGCCGGAGTCAACTAGGGCAGGTACAGAGATAGATATAGCGGGGGTTAGAAGAGACACCATGAGCTTGGATAAGGGTGAGATGTCAGTGGGAAGCTCAACAGTACTCACCGCAGCATGATCGGGACGTGTGGGGCACCGAGTGATGGAGTGTCCTGGCGATCCGCAGTACAGGCACCTTCCCATAGCCAGGCGGCGGTCGCTTTCTCTCCGGGTCAGTCTCTGGGAGCCCAGCTGCATAGGTTCGGTGTCTAGGGCGGCAGTTGCGCCTTGCAGCGCGCCTGGTTGAGTAGGAGTGGTAGTGGGATGACAGGCTGCCAGGCGCTGAGAGAGCCCGATGGATTTCTGAATGAAGCTCTCCAGCCCCACTGTGTCCTCGTGCACTGCCATGGCCTGCTTGATCTCAGGATTCAATCCCTGCCGATAAACGCTGAGAAGTGCTGACTCGTTCCAGAGACTAGATGCCGCCAGGGTGCGGAAACGGAGGCTGTAATCTGAAATGCTGTCGTTCCCTTGACGTAAGCTGAGCAGCTGGTCGGCCGCGGTGAGGACACCGGAGGTGGCGCAAAACACCTCCAGGAAGTGAGCAGTGAACCCAGCGTAAGACTGCGTAGCCGGGCTAGCCGCGTCCCACAGTGATTGTGCCCAAGCCAGCGCTCTCCCGGAGAGGAGGGAAATGAAGAATGCTACCTTGGATCGTTCGGTGGGGAATCGCTGTGGTTGCATCTCAATATAGAGATTCACCTGGAGCTGGAAACCGCGGCATTCGGAGGCTTCTCCGGAAAAGGCAACCGGAAGTGCCATGGGGCTGCCAGTGGAAGCGGGAGGGTTTTGTCGAGCCGCGGAGGAAGGGAAAGCGGCTCGGAGCGCAGCAATGAGGTCCCGAACCGAATCGGAAGCCGTGCCGGGTTGTTGATCCATCGCAAGGTAAGAGCCGGGCGGATCCTGTTCTCTGTCTTTCGGTCCGTTATTCTGTTAGGCAAAGTGAGGGAGGCGGAAGCCGAGGCACCAGCAAAACAGAGTTTTGCTGGTGCCTCGGCTTCCGCCTCCCTCACTTTGGAAACAGTAAACActggaaacagtaaacaatagaaacactggaaacagtaaacaataacagacgctggaatggagcaaatgtcgtgcttatataggccagtgaaatgaggagcaggtgtggtaatCAGTACGCTGGTGATGCGCTCCGCGCAGGCGGGGCgtgcacaggagaagaagctgGGTGCTCCCTGACAGTTATAGCATTGTTGGCCAAAACCATGTTTACTATCTCCCTCTCTTGCTGTTCTGTGAACACAGGAGGACTTCCCCCTTGTCGTTCCTGACCCTCAGTCctatgtaggaaaaaaaaaaacagtatacaATAGTACAGTAATTTCACAGGAAAAGGTAACAGAAGTGTTGATAGTGCATAGACTACAGAACTGTGAGCAGTTACTGAAACTATGCAGATGTTtttgatatgatgatatttttacaatacactGTACCTATTTTCCAGTCGAAATGTTCTTATCACACTTGCCACTGTGTATCGGCTTAGATTTGGCTGTACTTGCAGTCCAGCCTCCCTCAGCCTCAGGCCGTGGGTGACAACGTGGTCAACCAGTGTTGTGTGGATCTCATTTGTCAGATTCGGTCCTCTTTGAGCACCTtcttgtcttcctcttcctcttcctctacctctacctccagcatggcctccatctcttcctctgttgattcctcctcctcctcctcctcctcctcttcctcctccagcATGGCCttcatctcttcctcttcctctgttgattcctcctcctcctcctctt is part of the Tachysurus fulvidraco isolate hzauxx_2018 chromosome 12, HZAU_PFXX_2.0, whole genome shotgun sequence genome and encodes:
- the LOC125145978 gene encoding transcriptional activator protein Pur-alpha-like; the encoded protein is MKSLPCNTKALTVKLLQRPTSRFNTVIRCVNTCLLNCRHTNQVYKHYKKQQVHRSSSTMERIRERVRQRGGGGGRGGRGGGGGINRGRGRDEGHAGGGRGGGGGGGGINRGRDGGHAGGRGRGRGRGRQEGAQRGPNLTNEIHTTLVDHVVTHGLRLREAGLQVQPNLSRYTVASVIRTFRLENRTEGQERQGGSPPVFTEQQEREIVNMVLANNAITVREHPASSPVHAPPARSASPAY